One Globicephala melas chromosome 6, mGloMel1.2, whole genome shotgun sequence genomic window carries:
- the SLC25A51 gene encoding mitochondrial nicotinamide adenine dinucleotide transporter SLC25A51 isoform X1 encodes MDSEAHEKRPPILTSSKQDIAPHIANVSEMKHYLCGCCAAFNNIAITFPIQKVLFRQQLYGIKTRDAVLQLRRDGFRNLYRGILPPLMQKTTTLALMFGLYEDLSCLLRKHVSTPEFATCSLAAVLAGTTEAIFTPLERVQTLLQDHKHHDKFTNTYQAFKALKCHGIREYYRGLVPVLFRNGFSNVLFFSLRGPIKEYLPTATTHGAHLVNDFICGGLLGAMLGILFFPVNVVKTRMQSQIGGEFQSFPKVFQKIWLERDRKLTNLFRGAHLNYHRSLISWGIINATYEFLLKII; translated from the coding sequence ATGGATTCAGAAGCTCATGAAAAGAGGCCACCAATCCTAACATCTTCAAAGCAAGATATAGCACCTCATATTGCAAATGTTAGTGAAATGAAGCATTACTTGTGTGGCTGCTGTGCGGCTTTCAACAATATAGCCATCACATTTCCCATTCAGAAGGTCCTCTTTCGGCAACAGCTGTATGGAATCAAAACCCGGGATGCAGTACTTCAGTTGAGGAGGGATGGGTTTCGAAATTTGTATCGCGGAATCCTTCCCCCTTTAATGCAGAAGACGACTACACTGGCACTTATGTTTGGTCTGTATGAGGATTTATCTTGCCTTCTCCGTAAGCATGTCAGTACCCCAGAGTTTGCAACCTGTAGCCTGGCCGCAGTACTTGCAGGAACGACAGAAGCAATTTTCACTCCACTGGAAAGAGTTCAAACATTGCTTCAAGACCACAAGCATCATGACAAATTTACAAACACTTATCAGGCTTTCAAAGCACTGAAATGCCATGGAATTAGAGAGTATTATCGAGGCTTGGTGCCTGTTCTTTTCCGTAACGGATTCAGCAATGTCCTTTTTTTTAGCCTTCGAGGTCCCATCAAGGAGTACCTGCCTACAGCAACAACCCACGGTGCTCATTTGGTCAATGATTTTATCTGCGGGGGCCTGTTGGGTGCCATGTTGGGGATCTTGTTTTTTCCAGTTAATGTTGTAAAAACTCGCATGCAATCTCAGATTGGTGGGGAATTTCAGTCTTTCCCTAAGGTTTTCCAAAAAATCTGGCTAGAACGGGACAGGAAACTGACAAATCTTTTCAGAGGTGCCCATCTGAATTACCATCGATCCCTCATCTCTTGGGGCATAATTAATGCGACTTATGAGTTCTTGTTAAAGATTATATGA